A stretch of DNA from Hoeflea ulvae:
AGATGGTCGACAAGCTCGAGCAGGACCCGCGCTACAGCCAGATCCAGCTGTCCTATGAAACCACCCAGCCGCAGATCTCGGTGCAGATTGACCGCGCCCGCGCCTCCGATCTCGGCGTCGACATCGATGGACTTGCTCAGGCCCTGCAGGCGCTTCTCGATGGCAGCGAGGTGGCGCAGGTGTTCATCGAGGACCGGTCCTATCCGGTCAAGCTGATGTCGACCACCAATCCGATCAATGATCCCACCGATCTGGAGTCGATCTATCTCAAGGCCGGCGATGGCCGCATCGTGCCGATGTCGACCATCGCTTCGCTGACCGAGAAAGCCGTCGCCCCCGACCTCAGGCGCGAAAGCCAGATGCGTTCGGTCTCGATCACCGCCGGCCTGACACCCGGTTTTGCGCTGGGCGAGGCCTGGTCCAATGCCGTCGAACTCGCCGAGCCGCTGATGCCCGGCGGCGTGCGCATCGTCCCTCTCGCCGAAGCTGCAACCCTGGACCAGTCGTCCAACGACATGCTGATCACCTTCGGCATCGCCATCATCGTGGTGCTTTTGGTGCTGGCTGCCCAGTTTGAAAGCTTCGTCAGCGCCTTCATCATCATCTCCACCGTGCCGCTCGGGCTGGCCTGCGCCATCTTTGCCATGGCGTTCACGGGAGGGTCGCTCAATGTCTACAGCCAGATCGGCCTTGTGCTGCTGGTCGGCGTGATGGCCAAGAACGGCATTCTGATTGTCGAATTCGCCAACCAGCTGCGCAACAGCGGCATGGATATCCGCGAAGCGATCGAGGAAGCCTCCAACATCCGCCTGCGTCCGGTGATGATGACGATGATTTCCACCGTGCTCGGCTCGGTGCCCCTGCTGCTGGCCTTCGGTGCCGGTGCGGAGGCCCGCGTCGCGCTTGGCTGGGTGATTGTCGGTGGCCTGGGCCTGGCCATGATCGCCACCCTGTTTCTGACCCCCGTCGCCTATCTGCTGCTGGCCCGCTTCGCCACGCCGTCGGCTGAAGAGGAACGCCGTCTCGACAGGGAACTGCGCGAGGCCGATCACATGGCCAGCCGTCGCGCCGGACAGCAGGAACTCTCTCCGGGCGAATGATCTTTTGCGAAAAAAAGGCACGCATTGATCATGCGTGCCCTTGATGTGAAGTGAGGCCGGTTCAGCCGCGCTTGAAAACGCGCTTGCCCAGGGTGATCACTCCGAGCAGGACCAGGCCGACCGCAAGGCCGAAAATACCGCTGATCAGGGCTTCCGTCGCCCAGCCGAGGAAGCCCGAGGCGAAGGCCACGGCTTCGCGCACGGCAGCCGAGGAATCTTCGACCAGATGGCCGAAAAACGTGATGCCGAAACCTTCCAGGCCGTGAATGATGATCGAGCCGCCGACCCAGAGCATCGCCGCGGTGCCAATGCTAGCGACGGTTTCCATGAAGGTGGGCATGCCGCGCACGATGGCGCGGCCAAGGCTGCGCGTCGCGTCGAAATAGGCGCCCTGCGCCATTTTCAGGCCGACATCGTCGGCTTTGACCAGAATGGCGACGCTGCCATAGACGAGGGCCGTGATGCCCACGGCCACAACGGCCAGCACCATGGCTTCCATCCACACTGTGCCGGATTCGATCGAGGACAGCGCAATCGTCATGATCTCGGCCGACAGGATGAAATCGGTCTTGATCGCGCCGGCGACCCGCTGCTTTTCCAGATGCGCATGATCGATCGGGTTGTCGTCATAGACGGGAAGCGGTTCGGGATGGAAGAAATGCCAGATCTTTTCCGCCCCTTCAAAACACAGATACCCGCCGCCGATCATCAGCAGCGGTGACAGCAGCCAGGGTGCGAAGACGTTGAGCAGCATGGCAATCGGCAGCAGGATGACCAGCTTGTTGAACAGCGAACCCCGCGCGATCTGCCAGACGATGGGCAATTCGCGGGCCGCCGGGAGGCCGGTCACGTATTTCGGCGTCACAGCCGTGTCGTCGATCAGGATGCCGGCTGTCTTGACGCCGACCTTGGCGGCTTGCGCGGTGACATCATCCAGTTGCGCTGCTGCCAGCTTGGTCAGTGCTGCGACATCGTCCAGAAGGGCAAGCAGTCCGCTCATGATTCACTCTTTCAATCCATGTCCGGCCGGTCAGCCGGGGCAACGGTTTCGCTGGTCACAGCCGGGTAGCCGATGCGCCCGGCGCACACAACCCCTCGAAAACCGGGGCCAATCGAGCAACAGTTAGGCCGCGAACTTGCGAAGTCCATACGCGTTTGGCAAGGCCCTGTCGGATTCGGCCACAGATTTGCATGGTGCAGGCGCGGTGGAGCCGCGCTTTGAATGCAAGAAATGGGGAAAGCGAGGGGAGAAACGGGCGCGGCGGGGACGGCCGCGCCACCGGCGCCACGCACCTGATCCAGGAGGCGCGCGCCGGTATTCGGTTTACCTGACAGTGACGACGATCTTGCCCACGGCATGGCCATCGGCAAGCTTGTCATAGGCCGCAGCAACATCGGCCAACTCGTAGCTGCTGTCGATCACCGGCTTGACGATGCCCTTGTCGATCAGGGCGCTCAGTTCGCTCAGCTGCGCGCCGTTGGGCGACATGAAGAACCATTCGAAGCGGACGCCGTGCTTTTCGGCCAGATTGTTTGTATCCTGTCCCTTGATCGAGACCAGGACGCCGCCCTTTTTCAGCACGCCGAAGGAGCGCTCCATGGTTTCGCCGCCCAGCATGTCGAACACGACGTCGTAATCGGACACGCTGTCCTCGAAGTTTTCGGTCCTGTAATCGATCACCTCGTCGGCGCCGAGCGAGCGCACCAGATCGGCATTGCCGGCGCTGGTGGTGGTGGCGACATGGGCGCCGATATGCTTGGCGATCTGGATTGCCAGCGTGCCAACACCGCCGGAACCGGCATGGATCAGGATCTTCTGCCCGGCCTTGAGTGCGGCCTTGTCGACCAGCGCCTGCCATGCCGTCAGCCCGGCCAGTGGGATCGACGCCGCTTCGGCGTGGCTGAGGCCGGCGGGCTTCAGGGCCAGTTCATCGGCCTTGATGCGGGCGACTTCCGCCAGTGATCCCGCATCGTCCTGGTTGGGGCGGGCATAGACCGCGTCCCCCAGCTTGATGCCCGCAACATTGGCGCCGATCTTGCTGACAACACCCGAGACGTCATAGCCCATCACATGCGGGAAACTCAGCGGGATGATGTCCTTCATCTGTCCGGCGCGCACGATGTTGTCGATCGGGTTGAGGCTGGCGGCATGCACCTGGATCAGCACCGAATCCGCGTCCAGAACCGGGTCCGGAACGTCTGCGATTTCGACGTCGGTGGCGTAATTGTTGATGATGGCGGCTTTCATGCGGTCATTCCTTTCGTGAACCGGCCGCGCCGCGTCATCGGACATTTGATGCGCGGCTGCCGTCACTCGTGTTCATTCAACCCCGGACCTCGGCCCGGCGCCGTTCGCCGGGGAAGGGCGGCGCCGGGAGGGGCCGGGACTGATCCGGTTCCGTCGTTACCGGGTCGGCCCGGAGACTGCGGAACTGGGGCGGATGGCGGTCCGCGTCAATGGGAATGACATCATCGTGATGGGGCCTGAGCCTATTTGGCGTCCGGTGCCAGGCAGTCCCGGATGGAACCGGCCATGCCGCGGATCACCTCGAAATAGAGCTCCGGACCGTCTTCCAGCGCAGCACCGAGCGGATCGATCGTGGCGGTTCTGGCATCGCTGCCCTCGACCACCACATCGATCAGCCGGCTTTCGAATTGCGGCTCGGCAAACACGCAGGTGGCCCCGAGCTCGGCAATCTTGTCGTGGATCGCGGAAACCCGTTCGGCGCCTGGGCGCACTTCGGGATTGACCGTGACCGAACCGGCCGCCGAGATGCCGAAGCGTTTCTCGAAATACTGGTAGGCGTCGTGGAAGACGATGAATCCCTTGTCATGAACCGGCACCAGGCTGGCGGTGATTTCGCTCACCAGCCCGTTGAGCTGCTTTTCGACCCTGGCGGCATTGGCGGCATAGGCGGCGGCATTGGCCGGATCGGATTCGATCAATGCTTCGCTGATGGCGCCGACGAAGATCTTGGCGTTCATCGGGTCCAGCCAGACATGGGCGTCAAATCCGCCATGCGCATCATGGTCTCCGTGGTCGTCATGCTTGTCATGGTCGTCATGGGCCGCATGGCCATCGGCGTGATCGTCCTTGTCGTCATGATGGGCAGCTTCGTGCCCGTCGTGATCATCATGGCCATCGTCATCGTGCCCGGCATGGCCTTCCTCACCGTCGTGATCCTCATGCGCATGCGCTTCAAAGGCTCCGCCGGTCCGGAACGGAAGCTTGACCAGCCCGTCGCTGTCCATCAGTTCGACGACGCGGGCGCGCGCGCCGATGGTCTCGATCGGCTTTTCCAGGAAGGTTTCGAGTTCATGGCCGATCCAGAACACCAGATCTGCATCTTCAAGCGCTGACGCCTGGCTCGGCTTCAAGGCATAGGAATGCGGCGAGGCAGCGCCCGAAACGATGAGGTCGGGGGTGCCGACACCCTCCATGACCGCGGCGACCAGCGAATGGACCGGCTTGATCGAGGCAACCACACGCGGTTCGGCAAGGCTCCCGGTCGCCAGCGCCGGTGACAGGGCGAGGGAAATGGCTGCGCTGGCAAGCAAACGGCGAAATGTCATCATGTCGTGTATCCTCGGTGATGTTATATGATTACATTGTTGTGTAATGCTATAACGTGTGGCATATCTTGCCGCAAGACAGAAACGCGATTTTTCCTGGATTCCTTTCCGTGGCTACCAACACGCCTCTCATATCGCTCACCCATGCGGGTGTGGAACGCGCCGGCCGGTGGCTGGTCCGCGGCGTCGATCTTGCCGTCAGCCAGGGCGAGATCGTCACGCTGATCGGCCCCAATGGATCGGGCAAGTCGACCACCGCGAAAATGGCGCTCGGCGTCATGAAGCCGGATGCCGGCTCGGCGCAGCGAGCGCCCGGCCTCAAGGTCGGCTATGTGCCGCAAAAGCTCTCGATCGACTGGACCTTGCCGCTGACCGTGGCGCGCTTCATGCACCTGACCGGCACGCCGACGGCCAACCAGGTCGACCATGCGCTCGCCGCCACCGGCATCGCCCATCTGGCGCAATCCGAAGTGCGCAATCTTTCCGGCGGCGAATTCCAGCGCGCCATGCTTGCCCGCGCCATTGCCCGCAAGCCCGATCTGCTGGTGCTGGACGAGCCGGTGCAGGGCGTCGATTTCACCGGCGAGATCGCGCTCTATGACCTGATCAAGCGGATCCGCGATGACATCGGCTGCGGCGTGCTGCTGATCTCGCATGACCTGCATGTGGTGATGGCGGCGACCGACCGGGTGATCTGCCTCAACGGCCATGTCTGCTGCCAGGGCTCGCCCGTCGCCGTGGCTTCGAGCGAGGAATACCGCCGCCTGTTCGGCGGCCGCGCCGATGCGACCCTGGCGGTCTACGAGCACAATCACGACCACACCCATCTTGCCGATGGAACCGTGCGCCATGCCGACGGCTCGGTGACCGAGCACTGCCATCCCGGCGACGGCCATCATGATCACGGCCATGATCACAACCATGGCCATGACCATGATCACGGCCATCACTTGCCGCCCGGCGCGCTCAAGCCCGGCACAGCATCAACGACAGGGGCAGGGGGCAGCAATGCTTGACGATTTCTTCACCCGCGCCATCGTCGCCGGCCTCGGCGTTGCCCTGGTCGCCGGGCCGCTCGGCTGTTTCATCATCTGGCGCCGGCTGGCCTATTTCGGCGATACGCTGTCCCATGCTGCCCTGCTCGGCGTGGCGCTGGCGTTCCTGCTCGAGGTCAATGTGACCCTGGCCGTCTTTGCCGTCTCGGCGCTGATCTCGCTGGCCCTGCTGGCCCTGCAGAAGCGCGCCACGCTGTCATCCGACGCGCTGCTCGGCCTGCTGTCGCATTCTGCGCTGGCGCTCGGTCTGGTGGCGCTGGCTTTCATGAGCTGGGTCCGCATCGATCTGATGGGGCTGCTGTTCGGCGACATCCTTGCCGTGTCGAAAACCGACATCGCCGTGATCTGGAGCGGTGGCATCGCCGTGCTGGGCGTGCTGGTGCTGATCTGGCGGCCATTGTTTGCCGCCACCGTCAATGCCGAACTGGCCGAGGCCGAGGGGCTCAATCCGGACCGGGCCAATCTGGTCTTCATGATCCTGATGGCCACCGTCATCGCCATTTCGATGAAGATCGTCGGCGTGCTGCTGATCACCGCCATGCTGATCATTCCCGCCGCCACCGCCCGCCGTTTTGCATCCGGGCCGGAGCAGATGGCGGTGTTTGCCTCGATCATCGGCATGCTGGCGGTGGTGCTGGGGCTGGAAGGCTCGCTCAACTGGGACACGCCCTCGGGACCGACGATCGTGGTTGCGGCGCTGGGGCTTTTTCTTCTCGCCATGTCGCCGCTGGGCGGACGTATCGCCAGCCTGGCAAAACAGCGGTCCGACCGCATCAACCGGAAAGGCAGCCTGTCATGAGTGAAGCGGTCCACTTCCATGGTCGCGACGCGGCCGATCTGACCAAGAACCAGTCCCTGGTGTTTGGCGCGCTTTCGCGCGCCGAGGGGCCCCTGTCGGCCTATACCATTCTGGACCAGTTGCGCGACGACGGTTTTCGCGCCCCGCTGCAGGTCTATCGGGCGCTCGACAAGCTGGTCGAGACCGGCATGGTGCACCGGCTCGAAAGCCTCAACGCATTCGTCGCCTGCCGCCATCCCGGCTGCGACAGCCACGAAACCATCGCCTTCGCCATCTGCGAGACCTGCGGCAAGGTCACCGAGATTTCCGACGAGGCGCTGGAAAACCGCCTGCGCCAGCTTGCCCGCGAAGACGGCTTTACCGTCAAGAAGGCGGTGGTTGAACTGCGTGGAGTCTGCGCCGGCTGCGCGTGAGGCGGATCGGGCACTGAGCCGGACGCCGGATGCCGCACGATCCTGATCGCCTTGACGAAGACGCGGCACGAAACCGCCGGCCCTTGCTGCACGGTGTCAGCCATGATCCCGCGCCGCTGCGGCCGTGAAGGGGATCAGGCCCTTTTCGTGACCGTGTATTTCGACGGGCCGATATTGGAATCCACGAATAGGCTGCAATCATTGTGGCGGTTGCTGTCCTTGTAGATCAGG
This window harbors:
- a CDS encoding DUF808 domain-containing protein; the protein is MSGLLALLDDVAALTKLAAAQLDDVTAQAAKVGVKTAGILIDDTAVTPKYVTGLPAARELPIVWQIARGSLFNKLVILLPIAMLLNVFAPWLLSPLLMIGGGYLCFEGAEKIWHFFHPEPLPVYDDNPIDHAHLEKQRVAGAIKTDFILSAEIMTIALSSIESGTVWMEAMVLAVVAVGITALVYGSVAILVKADDVGLKMAQGAYFDATRSLGRAIVRGMPTFMETVASIGTAAMLWVGGSIIIHGLEGFGITFFGHLVEDSSAAVREAVAFASGFLGWATEALISGIFGLAVGLVLLGVITLGKRVFKRG
- a CDS encoding NADP-dependent oxidoreductase — its product is MKAAIINNYATDVEIADVPDPVLDADSVLIQVHAASLNPIDNIVRAGQMKDIIPLSFPHVMGYDVSGVVSKIGANVAGIKLGDAVYARPNQDDAGSLAEVARIKADELALKPAGLSHAEAASIPLAGLTAWQALVDKAALKAGQKILIHAGSGGVGTLAIQIAKHIGAHVATTTSAGNADLVRSLGADEVIDYRTENFEDSVSDYDVVFDMLGGETMERSFGVLKKGGVLVSIKGQDTNNLAEKHGVRFEWFFMSPNGAQLSELSALIDKGIVKPVIDSSYELADVAAAYDKLADGHAVGKIVVTVR
- a CDS encoding zinc ABC transporter substrate-binding protein, with the protein product MMTFRRLLASAAISLALSPALATGSLAEPRVVASIKPVHSLVAAVMEGVGTPDLIVSGAASPHSYALKPSQASALEDADLVFWIGHELETFLEKPIETIGARARVVELMDSDGLVKLPFRTGGAFEAHAHEDHDGEEGHAGHDDDGHDDHDGHEAAHHDDKDDHADGHAAHDDHDKHDDHGDHDAHGGFDAHVWLDPMNAKIFVGAISEALIESDPANAAAYAANAARVEKQLNGLVSEITASLVPVHDKGFIVFHDAYQYFEKRFGISAAGSVTVNPEVRPGAERVSAIHDKIAELGATCVFAEPQFESRLIDVVVEGSDARTATIDPLGAALEDGPELYFEVIRGMAGSIRDCLAPDAK
- a CDS encoding metal ABC transporter ATP-binding protein, whose amino-acid sequence is MATNTPLISLTHAGVERAGRWLVRGVDLAVSQGEIVTLIGPNGSGKSTTAKMALGVMKPDAGSAQRAPGLKVGYVPQKLSIDWTLPLTVARFMHLTGTPTANQVDHALAATGIAHLAQSEVRNLSGGEFQRAMLARAIARKPDLLVLDEPVQGVDFTGEIALYDLIKRIRDDIGCGVLLISHDLHVVMAATDRVICLNGHVCCQGSPVAVASSEEYRRLFGGRADATLAVYEHNHDHTHLADGTVRHADGSVTEHCHPGDGHHDHGHDHNHGHDHDHGHHLPPGALKPGTASTTGAGGSNA
- a CDS encoding metal ABC transporter permease, translated to MLDDFFTRAIVAGLGVALVAGPLGCFIIWRRLAYFGDTLSHAALLGVALAFLLEVNVTLAVFAVSALISLALLALQKRATLSSDALLGLLSHSALALGLVALAFMSWVRIDLMGLLFGDILAVSKTDIAVIWSGGIAVLGVLVLIWRPLFAATVNAELAEAEGLNPDRANLVFMILMATVIAISMKIVGVLLITAMLIIPAATARRFASGPEQMAVFASIIGMLAVVLGLEGSLNWDTPSGPTIVVAALGLFLLAMSPLGGRIASLAKQRSDRINRKGSLS
- a CDS encoding Fur family transcriptional regulator; its protein translation is MSEAVHFHGRDAADLTKNQSLVFGALSRAEGPLSAYTILDQLRDDGFRAPLQVYRALDKLVETGMVHRLESLNAFVACRHPGCDSHETIAFAICETCGKVTEISDEALENRLRQLAREDGFTVKKAVVELRGVCAGCA